The Capsicum annuum cultivar UCD-10X-F1 chromosome 1, UCD10Xv1.1, whole genome shotgun sequence sequence atcatatattgatgttataaaaaaatttcttaaccATGTACTATACTAATTGTAGCAGCATCAGGAAGTTGGAGATATCACAATAGAAAATGTACCATTTAAAGATGATGTTGAAGATATTGCTATCGTCataatattgaaagaaaaaagaaaaaaggtattttttcataaataatagtTATACATAGTTTGTTACATATatgaatttttctttcattctttgATGTTATGATATTCTTTCAGCTGAGAATGAGGTGTAAATTAAATGTTGTGTCTGTCAGTTTTGTTAGAGATACAATGTATATGTCTTatgttattatatgtatattattataatatacatAAGCAGCACATCAAAATTTTGAAGGATTTAATAAACAatgcaattattatttttaattcgtAGGTTGTCAGCAACACTGATAAATTAATAGGCATAGAGTCTGGTGATAATACATTGGAGGGTACTTCTTTTGATTGAAACTGCAATCCTATACAAGAACAATCTAAGGTTAAACATCAAATATATTAACGTttacatttaaaataatgaactaacttagttatatatatgttttcTATTATCTATAAAAGGAGGTTAAAGGATGTAGTGAGGATATTGTAACTATCCGATTAGATGCTTTTGTTGAATCTGTGCTAAATCAGAAATCTGTTAATCCCAATATTGAAACGTCTAGTACCATGCATATCCGTAAAGATAACAAGGTAAATACTTAAAGTCACTTTGTTCATATATATGTCAAATATGTtaaaaatatcatgttttaatgcttacaattaaaattataacaTGACTTACTTTTGTGACTGTTTTATGTTAATTCTTTAAGGATATTGAAGGAGTTAGTGGTGATATTGGATTACTTCTTTAAGGATATTGAAGGAGTTAGTGGTGATATTGGAACTGCCACGTTAGAAGCTCTTGTTGAAGCTGTGAAAAATCATATACCTAATAATTCTAACATTGAAACATCTAGTACCGTGCATATCCATAAAGATCAATGGGTAAATTcataaagtcattattttcaaattACATGTCTAATTTGACACACATGACACTACTTTTACTAACTCGTTAAATGAAAACTAACACTACATACATAATATTTACTGTTAGGATGATATCTCTGGTACAATTACTGAATCTGCTCAAAGCGAGATAGATTTCATATTGGAAGTTCTTGCAGCACCGGTGGAGGATCTACCTTTGGAAGTCGTTCCACCGTTAGGAGAAATCGTGAACCAGCAACACATATCTGATAGTCAGCTTCCTCCAGATTTTTGTGATGCAGTTTTTGTTGCCCATCAAGCTGCCAAAACTCCGGCAAAGAGAACCATGATTAAATTCAAAGTTTTCAATTCACCATACTTGACAAAATATGTTTCTGGTTTAAAAGACATTGAGGAAAcggagaaacaaaataaaaaattacatttgATGCTTTTCTGATATCTGATGATATGACATGGGGTGTAATCGAAGAGTACAACCAGTGGGTTGAAGAAGGTTTATTGAAGTTTCATGCTAAAAAGTaagtttttatcattattaaactGAAATTTCTTTGTCAATcagtgtattaattttttttgtactaacaaaatttaattttttaatagaaaaatgaATGATGAACACTACAAAGCAAGATCCTCTTCTCTTGGAGTTAAGGATATTGATTTTTTGTTGCTCATGCACTATCTAAAACCTGGTTTTACTTGATGTCTCAAATGAATGCATGTTGGAACGATGAGGTATTTagacttttaaaatttataagctttcatatttaattgattttgtagCGCATGTGAATTACCAGAGTTTATATAGTTGCCTATTAGAGAAAGTTTGTGCATTCCATCACTTCACCATTATCAAATATATCCCAATTGCAAATTGTAATACCTATTTGTATTTTCTATATGTCAGCCTTATTCTATGTATATGCTTACAAGTTGTCATATGTTTTTAAATGATAATATTTTGCTACATATGTAAAATAGTgcatgttatgtatatgaaaGTCAAATTTACAGATACCAGATTCCTAGtgttatgtaacaccccgattttttgaaccgaaatgctacatggtgctcatgaccccgaaggactacaagctaacccatgactgatatctatacctgtatactgcataatatatcataaaatgtagaaacatgaacatgaaaggccataagatttgAACTGAATGAACttttgataacaaaatatctgaaaaggtataacaataccaaaacaagtcataaatactgaaaataatgagattcgaatatctaatctgacatctagtctgaaagcctctaactgaactgaataaggagttgaaggaacatgtctccaacaaactccatctagcaactgaatagtaaatatagcaataatcatctCGTCCTTGAAATGAGAAGGATTCagtgcaaactctgaacactggaatgctactgctgatctggagctcgtgcctctgaacctatggtgtaacataagagaaagcaccatagcataaatgcgtctgaatgtactgagtatgcgagtgaggtaggctaaatgcaaagggttatatgcatgaacaatgctgactaatatgaatgtgagaatacatacatgcatacataactgtaattgaactcgtggagatactgactactgagtctgaatactgacaatatgagtgtactgatactgagatactgaatagatgaatgactatttcagacagtttaaattatgaagaactggtctggttgattgtatctgacagtcttgaagctgaatactgatatcatgaattctgataactgatataactaatacataagtttagaaaactgatataactgatacaactgtgatgatcggcctaaccgatgtaactaatactgagcgactatatctgacagtctaagttcaaatgaaactatctgagttctattttatatggagtaactgaatttgagatcagtcctatctagcgggtgatctttaaatttgatgattccaatactgtttaactatagttgagatcagtcctatctaatgggtgatcttgaagtttatttataatgataaggattgattgtctctaacagtactgaatctgtactactgaactgagttgactgtatctgacagtcctgaatctgtaactgaaactgtgggatgtgttcatctaatcgacattccccaaaCTAAGTtgactagggtccaatctctgtcctgactggaagggtgtcagtaccgctccaccagtaaagacatttattgtagagtcagtcctaatctagcgggtgactcctgggatcagtcctatacatataaatatgctaacgggtgacccctgagtatgtcagtcctatctaatgggtgacatctcgtacctacgctggctatgtagttctgtaacttagggattgcttctaaggatctcaatcctaatctagcgggtaagcccctatccctaggatcactcggtgctaaatcctactcccatctgaaagacactgaactgaataactgggctgaactaaataacttaactgaactaatttgctgaactgatattgattaactgaattgaaaatagtggtattgtttagcggagctaaaactgagtttactggattctgatgacggatggaatataatgagttctaaggactgattaagagtactaaagttactgagatttactgtgattactaaggttactgagcactgagattactgataatactgaactactgagattactgagtttttctgagttacatgactgactgatttctatagatcatggcttgactgagagtatcgtgaaaacatgacatggctataggcacacaactatatttttcgagtacaagtacccccaggactcgatggaaggaaattgacacatatgactgacttgatcataagagtagagtccataatccacaatatcataaataaggaatttcatactaagcatggttctcaacaatctatttcatggaagggaatttcataccacatgtatatacttgcatagctttcaatatcatgctcattacatattacaaccacaatccataatatcataacttagggaatttcataaagtacatgagtattctacatcttgtacatgagtgggttttgcaagtaagcatagcataattccataagactagttcatgagtaatccaatagTGTTCATAAGACACATAATCAACATGGATGaaattgaatcatagaggcctatcatgaatcctttccttagtcacaatttagctataatgtatgatttctagtctctgaggtattttatcaaacaccttacatgcacaacttaggcataggtgtaaatcatacaattactcatcataaataatcaaacttacatgttttcaactcatatgatgtcatagattcataataatacataaagattctatcttggcatcattcaacacataaacatgatcaacaatccattcataagatgaaaaccataatatatagttttagaaaagggttcttgaacttcatggacgaaaggagtccatgaatgaacacacgcataccttagaaaggaaactttgaagatttgttggagagttcttgaattggaaaaagtaattcttgattatcttggaaaaaggcttgaatcttgcttttgagagatgagtttgatggaaaccttaatcttgtggttgagaacataagagagggtttttgagatgcttaactgaagaaaaatgggaaaaattacgcctctttagggttataagtcatgaaaggtgaaggaaatgaccaaaatacccttgcaaaaatgcccttgaattgctggaaaaacatacttgacgccatccgtgacaggccatcACGAATGATCGTCACAAAAGGGgtctaaattcttgattttctgcccagggatgacgacgttgtcagaaatgtcatcagaatatgacgacatcatcaaaaaggtcgtcagaaacgtgatagcccatcagaaacgtcgtcaccattttccagcttgacatattggaataaaatggggataactctttgctccgatatcggatttaggagaaattgatatcattggaaagctaattcaattatatatttgttgataggtcatgagctcaaaaattccaagtataatgagagatatgctcgtttgaagttgactatacaaatatccttctcaaaaattcaattggtaaggaatgttttgattcgtctgatagctgggagttatttgaagccttaatatacatataacttactcataaaactataaaataaccatgatgtccTATGCATAAGCTTGGTACATaattctaatattggtttggattttttggggtattacatgctATGTATATTTGCATTAGTAGTTATGTTATTTTGTACTCATATTACTTATTAAGAAGATAAAACTATGTTAGAAGTTTGACAGTGTTgaagatgaaattttttattaaactgCTACATGTCAGCatattatatgtatatgcatgctTATTGAGATGTATGTCCAAATTAGTTTTTCTAACTTGTATGTCCTGTATATTATCTACGACATAATTCGTAttctttgtttttcaatttttgtagcatattgatgtgatattttaTCACTTGCGAAAGAAATCCAAATTAAGAAAAGATCAAGAATACAGATTCACAACcactaattattttttcaaaagttacATTGAGAAGATGCATTCTAGATATTATCCTGATGATACAGatacaatactttcaactcaataAGATTATGCTCAGTCTGTTATTGTGGCCCAAAATGAAGAGGCAATAACAAACATAATCAAGGGATATTGCATGTCATCTGGGTTACCATGGCACCTAGTTGACGAGGTGTATATCCTCGTCAACTGCAATGACAAGTTTCACTGGATTTTAGCTGTTATTGCTCTAAAGGATAGACGCATACTCGTCTATGACTCACTTTCCAGTCTTAGAAATATGAAATCAATTAATAAGATTCACTAGTTGGCTATGATGCTTCCAACTTACCTCTCTGACAGTAGGTTTTTTAAAGAAACATCTCTTACATATTGCGCTAATCTTGAAGTATATAGGGATAAGATAAGTCAAAGAACACAGTTTGTGAATCAAAATTTCTTTGAGGTTGAGTATGTTCAAGACATTATGCAACAAGAATGTGACAGTGTGTAAGTAAACttagatattaatttttttgaaatattactATACATCTTTTGTACGAACCAACATATTTGTTTTTTTGCTTTTAATTACTATGGAATAACATATAACATTTTGTATACATGTCAGGAATTGTGGAATTTTTGTAGCGGGGTATGCAAAATACCTAAGTGAAGGAATGAACGTGCCTTCTGTTGGGTTTGAAGCAGAATATCATTGAATGCGATATGCACCACTCCTTCAAAATTATAGGATTTGCAAAGCAAAGAAAGGCTATCTTAGTAAAAATGATGACCCTCCAAGACCGAGGACAAAAACTATACCAATTCCTGATGAATATGGAATAGTTAGCATTGAGTAGACTTACTGAAAAATATTGTGAAGACTTTTTCTTTTTGTGAATTTTCTAGGGATGCTGAATGTTAAAcattattagatattttgtatgacagaatatcaattttttttttatttgatgaatATAGTGAAGCtttttttcatatgaattttgttataaatgatgaatgttgaatttgatgTCTCAAACAAATGCATGTTTGTATGACGAGGATAAACAAGTACCTACATgaatattgtgtcttgtaaattaCTTTTCAAACTTTGCGTGTAATAACATATACACAGATATGTACTTTTCAAGATGATTGAAAAAATGAGTAAAACTTAGtaatttaagagaatataacAGGTATGTAAGTTTACATATACAAAGTAGAGAATAAAGCTTAGTAATGTatcttgaaaaataaacataaaggTACATGTAATTTAGATAAAAAACACAATTGAATCAAATTTTACATGTACAGTTTATGTACGTTAACTAATATACATACCTATGTTATACTATATCACTAGATATcattaaaatatatgtatattaaataatatacattactgATTAAAATCTATATTTAGGGTGAATCTAAAAAGTAGACCCAAATtagggtgactttcaaattttagctccAAATAAAAAAACATTCTTAAAATAACCTTTAACTATTAACTAGTATTTTCTTGGACAAAATTGTCCCTGATCAAtcgagtaaattacataaatgatcctcataaaaaataacaactccatatttatttctttcaacttttattttttttctcttttaaattttactttgatttttatttttcttttctctttttatttttaattttctcaacccttacttttttcctctgaactttttttttatttttttattttatattattttattttttatttcctctttttttttcgttctttttagtttttctcaacccttacttttttcctttacACCTTtaaacgtctacttttataaaataaacattttttttaatttttctttgacttttattttcttcttttcttttaaaatttttctcgacatttatttttatttaatctttctttttttaatcaacctttatttttttcctattctctctcaacttctacattttctttgatttttattttttaatatttttcttcattttcttctttttttgcaatttttattatttttgttcttttcttcgatttcttccattcaagttacatctcctgaataagagttgacactatcacattataaaggtaaTATTTACGACTTTCGAAtaataagctacgtttcatgggtaggagttgacactactacattgtagaggcaacacttatgactttcaaacaagttacgtTTCATGGAAAAGAGTTGAtgctaccacattgtatttttatttatgagatattctataactattcacttagaggcaagacttagctaaAGGACTTTCAagcaataaattatgccccacgggcaagagttgactctaccacgttatgttttcatttatgagatgttctgtaactattgtcttagaggcaagacttag is a genomic window containing:
- the LOC107857263 gene encoding uncharacterized protein LOC107857263, whose protein sequence is MDILPNVEDIEKGQHQEVGDITIENVPFKDDVEDIAIVIILKEKRKKDDISGTITESAQSEIDFILEVLAAPVEDLPLEVVPPLGEIVNQQHISDSQLPPDFCDAVFVAHQAAKTPAKRTMIKFKVFNSPYLTKYVSGLKDIEETEKQNKKLHLMLF